The Chondrinema litorale genome includes a window with the following:
- a CDS encoding fibronectin type III-like domain-contianing protein — protein sequence MEVTLSNDTIYASVTVHNIGEKTGKEVVQFYLSIPETKIDRPEKELKAFTKTQIINPAESEIVTVAIPVADLRYWNETQSKWVLENGKYQIQSGASSRDIKQINEIEL from the coding sequence ATGGAAGTGACTTTGTCAAACGATACCATTTACGCTTCCGTAACAGTGCATAATATTGGCGAAAAAACAGGAAAAGAAGTAGTTCAGTTTTATTTATCGATACCAGAGACTAAAATTGATCGACCTGAAAAAGAGTTGAAAGCTTTTACTAAAACCCAAATCATCAATCCGGCTGAGTCAGAGATAGTAACTGTTGCTATACCAGTTGCTGACCTTCGCTACTGGAATGAAACTCAATCTAAATGGGTATTAGAAAACGGCAAATACCAAATTCAATCAGGAGCTTCTTCAAGAGACATCAAACAAATTAATGAAATAGAACTGTGA
- a CDS encoding NUDIX hydrolase, with product MKVTAPVAGEYHDEIAWFDFADLPEMWMDHKSIAMEARNRLKDDIKREHIVYNLLPKQFTMPDLHQLHQDILEQEVERSRFQKKMLGTGIFERLPKLQKETPGRNPYLYRIKE from the coding sequence ATGAAAGTGACAGCACCGGTAGCAGGAGAATACCACGACGAGATTGCTTGGTTCGATTTTGCTGACTTGCCAGAAATGTGGATGGACCATAAATCTATAGCTATGGAAGCTAGAAATAGATTAAAAGATGATATTAAACGTGAGCATATTGTCTATAATTTACTACCAAAGCAGTTTACTATGCCAGATTTACACCAGCTACATCAAGATATTTTGGAGCAAGAAGTTGAAAGAAGCAGGTTCCAAAAAAAGATGTTGGGCACAGGTATTTTTGAGCGTTTACCCAAATTGCAAAAAGAAACTCCGGGTAGAAATCCTTATTTATATCGAATAAAAGAGTAA